A genomic window from Mesorhizobium sp. CAU 1732 includes:
- the dps gene encoding DNA starvation/stationary phase protection protein Dps, whose translation MALHNTRIDLKSNTKKVAIELLNARLADAIDLSLITKQAHWNLKGPQFIAIHEMLDTFRASLDNHVDTIAERAVQLGGMAQGTVQTVAEKSTVKAYPTDISKTKDHLAALIESFATVANAVRAGIDEADEAGDADTADIFTAFSRELDKSLWFLEAHVQEKE comes from the coding sequence ATGGCGCTTCACAACACACGGATCGATCTCAAGTCCAACACCAAGAAGGTCGCCATCGAACTTCTCAACGCACGGCTGGCCGATGCCATCGACCTGTCGCTGATCACCAAACAGGCACACTGGAACCTCAAGGGTCCGCAGTTCATCGCGATCCACGAAATGCTCGACACATTCCGCGCCAGCCTGGACAACCATGTCGACACGATCGCGGAGCGCGCCGTCCAGCTCGGCGGCATGGCCCAAGGCACCGTGCAGACGGTGGCCGAGAAGTCGACGGTGAAGGCGTACCCGACCGACATTTCGAAGACCAAGGATCATCTCGCCGCGCTGATCGAAAGCTTTGCGACGGTGGCGAACGCCGTTCGCGCAGGCATCGACGAAGCGGACGAGGCAGGCGACGCCGACACCGCCGATATCTTCACCGCCTTCTCGCGCGAACTCGACAAGTCGCTCTGGTTCCTCGAGGCGCATGTGCAGGAAAAGGAATAG
- the xdhC gene encoding xanthine dehydrogenase accessory protein XdhC: MTSALTRLNTFLAASPDVALVEVREAKGSTPRDVGAWMLVSPDGIFGTIGGGQLEFMAIDRARAMFGGEKTTDLMDVPLGPEIGQCCGGRVLIDIALVDEELREAIPKRIASEQAMQPHVYLFGGGHVGHALAAALSLLPLTVTVVETRAEALDGMPEGVATQLAAMPEDVVRDAPSGSAYVVLTHDHALDFLIVAEALRRADAAYVGMIGSKTKKATFRSWYLKEAGGSEADFARVACPIGGAHAKDKRPAVIAAMAAAEIIRAIADARA; this comes from the coding sequence ATGACCTCCGCGCTCACACGCCTCAACACCTTCCTCGCTGCCTCCCCCGACGTGGCGCTCGTCGAAGTCCGCGAGGCGAAGGGCTCCACCCCGCGCGATGTCGGCGCGTGGATGCTCGTCTCGCCGGACGGCATCTTCGGCACGATCGGCGGCGGGCAACTCGAATTCATGGCGATCGACCGCGCACGCGCGATGTTTGGCGGAGAGAAAACGACCGATCTGATGGACGTGCCCCTCGGTCCCGAAATCGGCCAGTGCTGCGGGGGGCGCGTGCTGATCGACATCGCGCTGGTCGATGAGGAACTGCGCGAGGCGATACCGAAACGCATCGCGTCCGAGCAGGCAATGCAGCCGCATGTCTATCTGTTCGGTGGCGGGCATGTCGGCCACGCCCTGGCCGCCGCACTCTCCTTGCTGCCCCTCACGGTGACCGTGGTGGAAACCCGTGCCGAGGCGCTTGACGGCATGCCGGAAGGCGTCGCCACCCAGCTCGCCGCCATGCCGGAGGACGTGGTTCGCGATGCGCCGTCCGGGTCGGCCTATGTCGTCCTGACGCACGACCACGCGCTGGATTTTCTGATCGTTGCCGAGGCGTTGCGGCGCGCCGATGCCGCTTATGTCGGCATGATCGGCTCGAAGACGAAGAAGGCGACGTTCCGTAGCTGGTATCTTAAAGAGGCCGGTGGGTCGGAGGCGGATTTCGCCCGAGTGGCGTGCCCCATCGGCGGCGCGCATGCGAAGGACAAGCGTCCTGCCGTCATCGCCGCGATGGCTGCAGCCGAGATCATCCGAGCAATTGCCGACGCGCGGGCCTGA
- the xdhB gene encoding xanthine dehydrogenase molybdopterin binding subunit, whose product MNRHTTPNLAAPSISGGVATDRRHDSAHKHVTGTAVYIDDMPEPAGTLHACLGLSSVAHGRIVGIDLSAVRAAPGVVDVLTGNDVPGENDISPTGKHDEPILATDVVQFHGQPIFAVIAATREDARRACRFAKVTYDELPAVFDIGDLDPLSDKLVTPPLTLKRGDASEAIANAPRRIKGQMRVGGQDHFYLEGHIAFAIPGEDDDVTVYSSTQHPSEVQHMVAHALGVSSHAVTVEIRRMGGGFGGKETQSNQFAAVAAIAAKRLKRAVKIRPDRDDDMMATGKRHDFLIDYEVGFDDAGNIHGVDFVYAARCGFSSDLSGPVTDRALFHCDNAYFWPSVKAVSAPLYTNTVSNTAFRGFGGPQGMVGAERVIDEVAFAVGKDPLEIRRLNFYGTDDRNLTPYHQTVEDNIVHRIVDELEASSDYQRRRREIAAFNANSDIVKRGIALTPVKFGISFTATHYNQAGALVHVYTDGSVHLNHGGTEMGQGLYVKVAQVVAEEFQIDIEQVKITATTTAKVPNTSATAASSGSDLNGMAAQNAARQIKDRLTAFAAERYEVPVEQIVYLPNRVRVGNQEIPFADLVKQAYMARIQLSAAGFYKTPKIHWDRDKGQGHPFYYFAYGAACSEVSIDTLTGEYMIERTDILHETGRSLNKAIDLGQVEGAFIQGMGWLTTEELVWDDKGRLRTHAPSTYKIPLASDRPKIFNVALADWSEAHEPTIHKSKAVGEPPFMLGMAVLHALSDAVASVADHRICPRLDAPATPERVLMAVERMRREAGRSGGKKLL is encoded by the coding sequence ATGAACCGCCACACCACTCCCAACCTCGCCGCACCATCCATCTCCGGCGGCGTCGCGACCGACCGCCGCCACGACAGCGCGCACAAGCACGTCACCGGGACGGCGGTCTATATCGACGACATGCCGGAACCGGCGGGCACGCTGCATGCCTGCCTTGGGCTGTCGAGCGTCGCGCATGGCAGGATCGTCGGCATCGATCTGTCGGCCGTGCGCGCAGCGCCGGGCGTTGTCGACGTGCTGACCGGCAACGACGTTCCGGGCGAGAACGACATCTCGCCCACTGGCAAGCATGACGAGCCGATCCTCGCCACCGACGTCGTGCAGTTCCACGGCCAGCCGATCTTCGCGGTGATCGCGGCAACGCGCGAGGACGCGCGGCGCGCCTGCCGTTTCGCCAAGGTGACCTATGACGAGCTGCCCGCCGTTTTCGACATCGGCGATCTCGATCCCCTCAGCGACAAGCTCGTCACACCGCCGCTGACGCTCAAGCGCGGCGATGCGTCCGAGGCGATCGCGAACGCTCCGCGCCGCATCAAGGGCCAGATGCGCGTCGGCGGACAGGATCATTTCTATCTCGAGGGGCATATCGCCTTCGCCATCCCCGGCGAGGACGATGACGTGACGGTCTATTCGTCGACGCAGCATCCGTCCGAGGTGCAGCACATGGTGGCGCATGCGCTCGGCGTGTCGAGCCACGCGGTCACCGTCGAGATCCGGCGCATGGGCGGCGGTTTCGGCGGCAAGGAAACGCAGTCAAACCAGTTCGCCGCAGTGGCCGCGATTGCCGCCAAGCGCCTGAAACGTGCGGTCAAGATCCGGCCCGACCGCGACGACGACATGATGGCGACCGGCAAACGCCACGACTTCCTGATCGATTACGAGGTCGGCTTCGATGACGCGGGCAACATCCATGGCGTCGACTTCGTCTATGCGGCGCGCTGCGGGTTCTCGTCGGATCTGTCGGGACCGGTGACGGATCGGGCGCTGTTCCACTGCGACAACGCCTATTTCTGGCCTTCAGTGAAGGCCGTTTCCGCGCCGCTCTATACCAACACGGTGTCGAACACCGCTTTTCGCGGGTTCGGCGGTCCGCAGGGGATGGTTGGCGCGGAGCGTGTCATCGACGAGGTGGCGTTCGCGGTCGGGAAAGACCCGCTCGAAATCCGCAGGCTCAATTTCTACGGCACCGATGATCGCAATCTGACGCCTTATCACCAGACGGTTGAGGACAATATCGTCCATCGCATCGTCGATGAACTCGAGGCGTCCAGCGACTATCAACGCCGGCGTCGCGAGATCGCGGCGTTTAACGCCAACAGCGACATCGTCAAGCGCGGCATCGCGCTGACGCCGGTCAAGTTCGGCATCTCGTTCACGGCAACGCACTACAATCAGGCCGGCGCGCTGGTCCACGTCTATACTGACGGGTCGGTTCACCTGAACCATGGTGGCACGGAGATGGGGCAGGGGCTCTACGTCAAGGTCGCGCAGGTGGTCGCCGAAGAGTTCCAGATCGACATCGAGCAGGTGAAGATTACAGCGACGACGACGGCCAAGGTGCCCAACACCTCGGCCACTGCCGCCTCGTCGGGCTCGGACCTCAACGGCATGGCGGCACAGAACGCGGCGCGCCAGATCAAGGACAGGCTGACGGCCTTTGCGGCGGAGCGCTACGAGGTGCCGGTCGAGCAGATCGTCTACCTGCCGAACCGGGTGCGCGTCGGCAATCAGGAAATCCCCTTCGCCGATCTCGTCAAGCAGGCCTACATGGCCCGCATCCAACTCTCGGCAGCCGGCTTCTACAAGACGCCTAAAATCCACTGGGACCGCGACAAGGGGCAGGGGCACCCGTTCTACTACTTCGCCTATGGCGCGGCGTGCTCGGAGGTCTCGATCGACACGCTGACTGGCGAATACATGATCGAGCGCACCGACATCCTGCACGAAACCGGCCGCTCGCTGAACAAGGCGATCGACCTCGGCCAGGTCGAGGGCGCGTTCATCCAGGGCATGGGCTGGCTGACGACGGAGGAACTCGTCTGGGACGACAAGGGCCGGCTGCGCACCCATGCGCCGTCGACCTACAAGATCCCGCTGGCGTCGGACCGGCCGAAGATTTTCAACGTCGCGCTGGCCGACTGGTCCGAAGCGCACGAGCCGACGATCCACAAATCGAAGGCGGTCGGAGAGCCGCCCTTCATGCTCGGCATGGCGGTGCTGCACGCGCTGTCGGATGCCGTCGCCAGCGTCGCCGACCATCGTATCTGCCCGCGCCTCGACGCGCCCGCCACGCCGGAACGGGTGTTGATGGCGGTTGAGCGGATGAGGCGAGAGGCGGGGCGGTCAGGCGGGAAGAAGCTGCTATAG
- the xdhA gene encoding xanthine dehydrogenase small subunit: MAVRHELRFLLNSEAVALGDVRPDETLLDFLRLRRSLRGTKEGCAEGDCGACTVLVGRLAGDGLVYEGVNACIRFMGSLDGCHVVTVEHLKGEAGGLHPVQQAMVDCHGSQCGFCTPGFVMSLYALWMRSPSPSDREIETALQGNLCRCTGYEAIMRAARTISSYADAGNDVLAAERADVIATLRTLRDGSRVEIGQGKDRLIVPASVDDLAAVLEAEPHARIVAGSTDVGLWVTKFMREITPAVFIGGLEALRSISENDRVVTIGAGVSYTDARRALASDIPALGELIDRIGGDQVRNMGTIGGNIANGSPIGDTPPPLIALGATLTLRKGDARRTIALEDFFVDYGKQDRAPGEFVEAVHVPLPQPGAHFAAYKITKRRDEDITAALGAFNLVVRDGVVASIRIAYGGMAATPKRARAVEAALTGKPWTMDTVEAAMARFGEDYAPISDMRASAEYRMLAGRNLLKRFFIETTGTGKPFTIKRYEVA; encoded by the coding sequence ATGGCTGTTCGCCACGAACTCCGCTTCCTGCTGAATAGCGAGGCCGTCGCGCTTGGCGACGTACGGCCCGATGAGACGCTGCTGGATTTTTTGCGGCTTCGGCGCTCGTTGCGCGGTACCAAGGAAGGCTGTGCGGAGGGCGATTGCGGCGCATGCACGGTGCTGGTCGGACGTCTCGCAGGCGACGGTCTGGTCTATGAAGGCGTCAACGCCTGCATCCGCTTCATGGGCTCGCTCGACGGCTGCCATGTCGTCACGGTCGAGCATCTCAAAGGCGAGGCAGGCGGTCTGCATCCCGTCCAGCAGGCGATGGTGGATTGCCACGGCTCGCAATGCGGCTTCTGCACGCCCGGCTTCGTGATGTCGCTTTACGCGCTGTGGATGCGCTCGCCGAGCCCGAGCGACCGCGAGATCGAGACGGCGTTGCAGGGTAACCTCTGCCGTTGCACGGGCTATGAGGCGATCATGCGCGCCGCGCGTACGATCTCGTCCTATGCCGACGCGGGCAACGATGTTCTGGCCGCCGAGCGTGCCGACGTGATCGCCACGCTGCGCACCCTTCGCGACGGTAGCCGCGTCGAGATCGGGCAGGGCAAGGACCGGCTGATCGTTCCTGCGTCGGTCGATGACCTCGCCGCTGTGCTCGAAGCGGAACCCCATGCGCGCATCGTCGCTGGTTCCACCGATGTCGGCCTGTGGGTGACGAAGTTCATGCGCGAGATCACGCCCGCCGTCTTCATTGGCGGTCTTGAGGCGCTGCGCTCGATTTCCGAAAACGATCGCGTGGTCACGATCGGCGCAGGTGTCAGCTACACCGACGCTCGTCGCGCGCTCGCCAGCGACATTCCGGCTCTTGGCGAACTGATCGACCGGATCGGCGGCGATCAGGTGCGCAACATGGGCACGATCGGTGGCAACATCGCCAACGGCTCGCCGATCGGCGACACGCCACCGCCACTGATCGCGCTTGGCGCGACATTGACCCTGCGCAAGGGGGATGCCCGCCGGACGATCGCGCTGGAGGATTTCTTCGTCGACTACGGCAAGCAGGACCGCGCGCCGGGCGAATTCGTCGAGGCGGTTCATGTGCCTTTGCCGCAACCTGGCGCCCACTTCGCCGCCTACAAGATCACCAAGCGCCGCGACGAGGACATCACGGCAGCCCTCGGCGCGTTCAATCTGGTCGTTCGGGATGGCGTCGTCGCCAGCATCCGCATCGCCTATGGCGGTATGGCTGCAACGCCCAAGCGCGCGCGGGCGGTCGAGGCCGCGCTGACCGGCAAGCCATGGACGATGGACACCGTCGAGGCAGCGATGGCGCGTTTCGGCGAGGACTATGCGCCGATCTCGGACATGCGCGCTTCGGCGGAATATCGCATGCTCGCGGGCCGCAACCTGCTCAAGCGGTTCTTCATCGAGACGACGGGGACCGGCAAGCCGTTCACGATCAAGCGGTATGAGGTGGCTTGA
- the uraH gene encoding hydroxyisourate hydrolase produces the protein MADASGGRLTTHVLDTASGRPAAGLSIALYRVSGNSHRKIKEAVTNADGRCDAPLLEGKDFKPGQYELIFFAGDYLRAGGAALPEPLFLDQIPIRFGISEHRHYHVPLLLSPYGYSTYRGS, from the coding sequence ATGGCCGACGCATCGGGCGGGAGACTGACGACACACGTCCTCGACACCGCATCCGGCCGACCAGCCGCGGGCCTCTCGATCGCGCTCTACCGCGTCAGTGGCAATTCGCATCGCAAAATCAAAGAGGCCGTCACCAATGCCGACGGGCGCTGCGATGCGCCGCTGCTCGAAGGCAAGGATTTCAAGCCCGGCCAGTACGAACTGATCTTCTTCGCCGGCGATTATCTGCGTGCGGGCGGTGCGGCGCTGCCGGAGCCGCTTTTCCTCGATCAGATCCCCATCCGCTTCGGCATATCGGAACATAGGCACTACCACGTGCCGCTGCTCCTCTCGCCCTACGGCTATTCGACCTATCGGGGGAGTTGA
- the puuE gene encoding allantoinase PuuE — MRYPRDMRGYGANPPKASWPGDAHVAVQFVVNYEEGGENNILHGDAASEAFLSEVVGAAPWPGKRHWNMESIYEYGARAGFWRLHRMFTRAAIPVTVYGVASALARSPDQVAAMQDAGWEIASHGLRWIDYRDHDEEDERADLIEAIRLHTEVTGERPKGLYLGRTSVWSVRLAAQEGGFDWISDTYDDDLPYWLDHDGHGNPIPPQLVIPYTLDANDMRFATPQGFNSGDQFFAYLKDSFDTLYAEGKAGRPAMMSIGLHCRLIGRPGRAAALQRFIDYVKSHEAVWLPTRGDITAHWRAHHPYQPPTLRPSRMAKADFVARFGSIFEHSPFIAERAFDLELGPAHDSAGGLHNALARMFRSATHDERLGVLRAHPDLAGKLAQAKRLTPESSAEQASAGLDALTDEERETFTRLNTAYVDKFGFPFIIAVKGRTKAAILDAFEARIGNDRDTEFDTACRQVERIARLRLNDILPA, encoded by the coding sequence ATGCGGTATCCACGCGACATGCGCGGCTATGGGGCGAACCCGCCGAAGGCAAGCTGGCCCGGCGACGCCCATGTCGCCGTCCAGTTCGTGGTCAACTACGAGGAAGGCGGCGAAAACAACATCCTCCATGGCGATGCCGCATCGGAGGCGTTCCTGTCGGAAGTGGTGGGCGCCGCGCCGTGGCCCGGCAAGCGCCACTGGAACATGGAATCGATTTACGAATACGGTGCGCGCGCCGGGTTCTGGCGGCTGCACCGCATGTTCACGCGCGCCGCAATTCCCGTCACCGTCTATGGCGTCGCCTCCGCGCTCGCGCGATCGCCCGATCAGGTGGCGGCCATGCAGGATGCAGGCTGGGAGATCGCCAGCCACGGCCTGCGCTGGATCGACTATCGCGACCACGACGAAGAGGACGAGCGCGCCGACCTCATCGAGGCGATCCGGTTGCACACGGAAGTCACCGGCGAACGCCCGAAGGGACTATATCTCGGCCGGACCTCGGTCTGGTCGGTACGGCTGGCGGCGCAGGAGGGCGGGTTCGATTGGATCTCGGATACCTATGACGACGACCTGCCCTACTGGCTCGACCATGACGGCCATGGCAACCCGATCCCGCCGCAACTCGTGATCCCCTATACGCTCGACGCCAACGACATGCGGTTTGCGACGCCGCAGGGCTTCAATTCCGGCGACCAGTTCTTCGCCTATCTGAAGGACAGTTTCGACACGCTCTACGCCGAGGGGAAGGCCGGGCGACCGGCGATGATGAGCATCGGGCTGCATTGCCGCCTGATCGGCAGGCCGGGTCGTGCGGCAGCACTCCAGCGCTTCATCGACTATGTGAAAAGCCACGAGGCCGTCTGGCTGCCGACACGCGGAGACATCACCGCGCACTGGCGCGCGCATCACCCGTATCAGCCGCCGACACTTCGCCCGAGCCGGATGGCGAAGGCGGATTTCGTGGCGCGCTTCGGCTCGATCTTCGAGCATTCGCCGTTCATCGCCGAACGTGCCTTCGATCTGGAACTCGGTCCCGCCCACGACAGCGCGGGCGGCCTGCACAACGCGCTTGCACGCATGTTCCGCTCGGCCACGCACGACGAGCGGTTGGGCGTGCTTCGCGCGCATCCCGATCTCGCCGGCAAGCTGGCTCAAGCCAAACGGCTGACGCCGGAATCGAGCGCCGAACAGGCGTCTGCCGGTCTCGACGCCCTGACGGATGAGGAACGTGAAACGTTTACCCGGCTCAACACCGCCTATGTCGATAAATTCGGCTTCCCGTTCATCATCGCGGTGAAGGGGCGGACCAAGGCCGCGATTCTCGACGCCTTCGAAGCGCGCATCGGCAACGACCGCGACACCGAATTCGACACCGCCTGCCGCCAGGTCGAGCGCATCGCGCGCCTGCGGCTGAACGACATCCTGCCTGCCTGA
- a CDS encoding bifunctional allantoicase/(S)-ureidoglycine aminohydrolase: protein MQGRSYYAPHGGLPPQTQLLTDRAVFTEAYAVIPKGVMGDIVTSFLPFWDRTRAWILSRPLSGFAETFSQYIMEVAPGGGSERPEPDADAQGVLFVVEGELTVTIDGASHVMAPGGFAYLPPASGWTATNAGAAPVRFHWIRKAYEFVEGIDVPDAFFSRDQDVAPTPMPDTEGRWATTRFVDPDDMRHDMHVTIVTFEPGGVIPFAETHVMEHGLYVLEGKAVYRLNQDWVEVEAGDYMWLRAFCPQACYAGGPGRFRYLLYKDVNRHAKLTYR from the coding sequence ATGCAAGGCCGCTCCTACTACGCGCCGCACGGCGGCTTGCCGCCGCAGACCCAGCTTCTCACCGATCGCGCGGTCTTCACGGAAGCCTATGCGGTCATCCCCAAGGGCGTGATGGGCGATATCGTCACGAGCTTCCTGCCTTTCTGGGACCGGACACGCGCGTGGATCCTGTCGCGGCCCCTGTCGGGCTTTGCGGAGACGTTCTCGCAATACATCATGGAAGTCGCGCCCGGCGGCGGCAGCGAAAGGCCGGAGCCGGATGCGGATGCGCAGGGCGTGCTTTTCGTGGTCGAGGGCGAGCTGACGGTCACCATCGACGGTGCATCGCATGTCATGGCCCCCGGAGGCTTCGCCTATCTGCCGCCCGCGAGCGGCTGGACCGCGACGAATGCGGGCGCTGCACCGGTGCGCTTTCACTGGATCCGCAAGGCCTACGAGTTCGTCGAGGGCATCGACGTGCCGGACGCGTTCTTCTCGCGCGATCAGGACGTCGCGCCGACGCCGATGCCGGACACGGAGGGGCGCTGGGCGACGACGCGCTTCGTCGATCCGGACGATATGCGTCACGATATGCATGTGACCATCGTCACCTTCGAGCCGGGCGGCGTGATCCCCTTCGCCGAGACGCATGTGATGGAACACGGGCTCTATGTGCTGGAAGGCAAGGCGGTCTATCGGCTCAATCAGGATTGGGTGGAGGTCGAGGCGGGCGACTATATGTGGCTGCGCGCATTCTGCCCGCAGGCCTGCTATGCTGGCGGCCCGGGCCGGTTCCGATACCTGCTCTACAAGGACGTCAACCGCCACGCGAAGCTGACCTACCGATGA
- a CDS encoding ureidoglycolate lyase gives MTRTITARPLTREAFAEFGDVLDTDWDNHFPINGGRCERYHDLAKVEAEGPNAHVVISLFKGTPYDFPLTLGMVERHPFGSQAFMPLSPAPFLVVVCHDGPDGPGEPHAFVTKPGQGVSYPRNCWHAVLTPIGAPQDFLVVDRAGDGTNVEEHHFDEAYEIHLPE, from the coding sequence ATGACACGCACGATCACCGCACGGCCCCTCACCCGCGAAGCCTTCGCCGAATTCGGCGACGTGCTGGATACCGACTGGGACAATCACTTCCCCATCAACGGGGGGCGCTGCGAACGCTATCACGATCTGGCGAAAGTGGAGGCGGAAGGTCCGAACGCGCATGTGGTGATCTCGCTCTTCAAGGGCACGCCCTATGATTTCCCGCTGACGCTCGGCATGGTCGAGCGCCACCCGTTCGGCAGCCAGGCCTTCATGCCGCTGTCGCCAGCGCCGTTCCTCGTCGTCGTCTGTCATGACGGGCCGGACGGCCCCGGAGAGCCGCACGCCTTCGTGACGAAGCCCGGCCAGGGCGTGAGCTACCCGCGCAATTGCTGGCATGCCGTGCTGACGCCGATCGGCGCACCGCAGGATTTTCTGGTGGTCGATCGCGCAGGCGACGGCACGAATGTCGAGGAACATCACTTCGACGAAGCCTATGAAATCCATCTGCCGGAGTGA
- a CDS encoding nucleoside deaminase codes for MPDASFLDRLFDVVEHDIVPRTEAGVARGNKLFGAAILRKSDLSVVIAETNNEMENPLWHGEVHALKRFYELPKADRPETKDCIFVATHEPCSLCLSAITWSGFDNFYYLFSHEDSRDAFAIPHDLKILKEVFTLEPGGYNAENAFWKSYGLRAMVRDLPVADRQRLEERIAVIARRYDGLSETYQASKADNDIPLN; via the coding sequence ATGCCCGACGCGTCCTTTCTCGACCGCCTGTTCGACGTCGTCGAGCACGACATCGTACCCAGGACCGAAGCCGGCGTGGCCAGGGGCAACAAGCTGTTCGGCGCGGCGATCCTGCGCAAATCCGACCTGTCCGTGGTGATCGCCGAAACCAACAACGAGATGGAAAACCCGCTCTGGCACGGCGAGGTCCATGCCTTGAAGCGGTTCTACGAACTGCCCAAGGCCGATCGCCCCGAAACCAAAGATTGCATCTTCGTCGCGACCCACGAGCCCTGCTCGCTCTGCCTTTCGGCGATCACATGGAGCGGTTTCGACAATTTCTACTATCTGTTCAGCCATGAGGATTCGCGCGACGCCTTCGCGATTCCGCACGATCTGAAAATCCTGAAAGAGGTCTTCACGCTGGAACCAGGCGGCTACAATGCCGAAAACGCGTTCTGGAAAAGCTATGGCCTGCGCGCGATGGTACGGGATCTTCCGGTAGCCGATCGACAGCGTCTCGAAGAGCGCATTGCCGTCATCGCCAGGCGCTATGACGGCTTGTCAGAGACGTATCAGGCATCGAAGGCGGACAACGATATTCCGTTGAATTGA
- a CDS encoding ABC transporter substrate-binding protein encodes MSNELDYLSRRVAAGRLSRRDFLGRAAALGVTATMANSFLSSAARAQGAVKGGILRAGMLGGEATNSLDPASFLSQVPGLFGKAWGEYLVRQNRDGSLENRLAEEIGASDDAKTWTMKARQGVEFHNGKTVSAEDIAATIERHADANSKSGALGILGNIGTIKASGNEVIVELKEPDADFPYLMADYHLIIQPNGGKDNPTEGISAGPYKVAVNEPGVRHGGERFANFWGGDTLGHADQVEIIVINDATARTSALQGGQVHMINRVEPKIVDLVKRVPGVTIQNVAGRAYYPFNMFCDTAPFDNNDLRMALKLAMNREELLEKILFGYGSVGNDFPINAAYPLFPEGIEQRVFDPEAAAAAYKKSGHSGSILLRTSDVAFPGAVDAAQLYQQSCAQAGITIEIKREPGDGYWSEVWNKQPFSLSYWSGRSTQDQQYSTGYVSTADWNDTRWKRDDFDKMLFSARGELDQEKRKATYRDMAIMMRDEGGVIVPFFNEWIDASSDKIGGFVPHPAMDMMDGYALGECWVIA; translated from the coding sequence ATGTCTAACGAACTCGATTATTTGAGCCGTCGCGTCGCTGCGGGCAGACTGAGCCGCCGCGATTTCCTCGGACGCGCCGCAGCCCTCGGCGTGACGGCGACGATGGCCAACTCGTTCCTTTCATCCGCCGCGCGGGCGCAAGGCGCCGTCAAGGGCGGCATCCTGAGGGCCGGCATGCTCGGCGGCGAAGCCACCAACAGCCTCGATCCGGCAAGCTTCCTCAGCCAGGTTCCCGGCCTCTTCGGCAAGGCATGGGGTGAATATCTCGTCCGCCAAAACCGCGACGGCTCGCTCGAAAACCGCCTCGCCGAAGAGATCGGCGCATCCGACGACGCCAAGACCTGGACGATGAAGGCGAGGCAGGGTGTCGAGTTCCACAACGGCAAGACGGTGAGCGCGGAAGACATCGCAGCCACGATCGAGCGTCACGCCGATGCCAACTCGAAGTCCGGCGCGCTGGGCATTCTGGGCAATATCGGCACCATCAAGGCGAGCGGCAACGAGGTTATCGTCGAACTGAAGGAGCCCGACGCCGACTTCCCGTATCTGATGGCCGACTACCATTTGATCATCCAGCCGAATGGCGGCAAGGACAATCCGACGGAAGGCATCAGCGCCGGCCCTTACAAAGTCGCCGTGAACGAGCCCGGTGTGCGCCACGGGGGCGAGCGCTTCGCCAATTTCTGGGGCGGCGACACGTTGGGGCATGCCGATCAGGTCGAGATCATCGTCATCAACGACGCCACTGCCCGCACCTCGGCCCTCCAGGGCGGCCAGGTCCATATGATCAACCGCGTCGAGCCCAAGATCGTCGATCTGGTCAAGCGCGTTCCCGGCGTCACGATCCAGAACGTCGCGGGCCGCGCCTACTACCCGTTCAACATGTTCTGCGACACCGCGCCCTTCGACAACAACGATCTGCGCATGGCGTTGAAGCTTGCCATGAACCGCGAGGAACTTCTGGAGAAGATCCTGTTCGGCTATGGTTCGGTCGGCAACGACTTCCCGATCAACGCGGCCTATCCGCTGTTTCCAGAAGGCATCGAGCAGCGCGTATTCGACCCGGAGGCGGCCGCCGCCGCCTACAAGAAGTCCGGCCACAGCGGCTCGATCCTGTTGCGCACCTCGGACGTCGCATTCCCCGGCGCGGTCGACGCGGCCCAGCTTTACCAGCAGTCCTGCGCACAGGCCGGCATCACCATCGAGATCAAGCGTGAGCCCGGCGACGGCTACTGGTCGGAAGTCTGGAACAAGCAGCCCTTCTCGCTCTCCTACTGGAGCGGACGCTCGACCCAAGACCAGCAGTACTCGACCGGCTACGTCTCGACGGCGGACTGGAACGACACACGCTGGAAGCGCGACGATTTCGACAAGATGCTGTTCAGCGCCCGTGGCGAATTGGACCAGGAAAAGCGCAAGGCCACCTATCGCGACATGGCGATCATGATGCGCGATGAAGGCGGCGTGATCGTGCCCTTCTTCAACGAATGGATCGATGCCTCGAGCGACAAGATCGGCGGTTTCGTCCCACATCCGGCCATGGACATGATGGATGGCTATGCGCTGGGAGAATGCTGGGTGATTGCATAG